In Porphyromonas cangingivalis, a genomic segment contains:
- a CDS encoding PepSY domain-containing protein has translation MRLFIRLMREIHKILGTLLSVLFLMWFISGMVMIYKRFPNVNRIIHKYQTSLPDSLPDIQLLSGVLPDSASIRSLSIEMEREQALFNISTDKGKFKLSADTLLQEVKFGEVTFAEIESYAKRFANGNIARVDTLRQLEQWIPMSSFRSHFPIYKFIYDDPDKSYLYVSSTTGKALQFVTKSDRFWAWLGPIPHFLYFWQLRQDAKLWNSVVSWLSGLGAIMCLAGGVMGIYSYVVVWKRRKKFRSPYKKWDFKWHHITGFFFGFFVFMFILSGFMSLNSLPKWFMKNEDTTLSERLFDEEPLVLNELQGDYRAILAAYPGEVKEIGLKRYEDRQFYTVQTTEESLTLEVVGNEVRPFRLTQQEVEGKLNKVLGRPYTITLMTEPDNYYGGNPRRTPLPAYRVEVQDNDRTTLYVSAENGRTRHYTARSRIERWIYPAFHTFKVKPFVGNPLARDIFLWILLIGGTVVSFTGVVLGIKYIKRLFTRKRRK, from the coding sequence ATGAGACTTTTTATTCGTTTGATGCGAGAGATACACAAGATACTGGGGACACTTTTGTCCGTCCTCTTCCTCATGTGGTTTATCTCGGGCATGGTGATGATCTATAAGCGATTTCCGAACGTCAATAGGATCATACACAAGTACCAGACCTCTCTCCCCGACAGTCTTCCCGACATTCAGCTCCTTTCGGGCGTCCTTCCGGACAGTGCCTCTATCCGCTCGCTGTCGATCGAGATGGAGAGAGAGCAAGCCCTCTTCAACATCTCCACGGACAAGGGCAAGTTCAAACTATCTGCGGACACTCTGTTGCAAGAGGTCAAGTTTGGAGAAGTGACATTTGCCGAAATAGAGAGCTACGCAAAACGCTTTGCGAATGGCAACATCGCACGAGTGGACACACTGAGGCAGCTGGAGCAGTGGATCCCGATGTCTTCGTTCCGCTCACATTTCCCCATATACAAGTTCATTTACGATGATCCTGACAAGTCTTACCTCTATGTTTCATCGACGACGGGCAAAGCCCTTCAGTTCGTGACGAAGTCTGACAGATTTTGGGCATGGCTGGGACCTATCCCCCACTTCTTGTACTTCTGGCAACTGAGACAAGATGCCAAGTTGTGGAATTCGGTCGTATCCTGGCTGTCGGGACTTGGTGCGATCATGTGTCTTGCCGGGGGTGTCATGGGTATATACTCGTATGTCGTTGTATGGAAGAGACGAAAGAAGTTCCGCAGTCCGTACAAAAAATGGGACTTTAAGTGGCATCACATCACAGGATTTTTCTTCGGATTCTTTGTCTTCATGTTCATCTTGAGTGGATTCATGTCTCTCAACTCGTTGCCCAAATGGTTTATGAAGAATGAAGACACGACCCTCTCAGAGCGACTCTTCGACGAAGAGCCCCTTGTCCTCAATGAGCTCCAAGGCGATTACCGTGCCATCTTGGCTGCTTATCCCGGAGAGGTGAAGGAGATCGGTCTCAAAAGGTATGAGGACCGTCAGTTCTACACCGTACAGACGACCGAGGAGTCACTGACCCTCGAAGTCGTCGGCAACGAGGTCAGACCGTTCCGACTCACACAGCAGGAGGTCGAGGGCAAACTGAACAAGGTCCTCGGACGTCCGTACACCATCACTCTGATGACAGAGCCCGACAACTACTACGGAGGCAATCCCCGTCGGACACCACTTCCGGCCTATCGGGTAGAAGTCCAAGACAACGACCGCACCACACTCTATGTCAGCGCAGAGAATGGCCGCACACGACACTATACGGCACGTAGCAGGATCGAGAGATGGATATATCCGGCATTCCACACGTTCAAGGTCAAGCCATTTGTAGGTAACCCTCTTGCACGAGACATCTTCTTGTGGATCCTGCTCATCGGTGGCACCGTGGTATCATTCACAGGCGTTGTACTGGGCATCAAGTATATCAAGAGGTTATTCACCCGAAAGAGACGAAAATAA
- a CDS encoding DUF5063 domain-containing protein translates to MNKNIYRDEIIAFVTQAVRYCALLAPDASQKWDTETITNCRKILATLYATALSLPAMATDPFASLERVVTEQDYERVKRLLEAVFAEEDMFLDTEVYDMVYSETPIGMSLSELMADLYQYLMDAMWVYREGVESLKEQAIAEIAYTFRYEWGTKLLTVLRQLHRIDANTSEGNTGYDSDEWGDEDLSELYDEA, encoded by the coding sequence ATGAATAAAAACATATACCGGGATGAGATCATCGCTTTCGTGACTCAGGCTGTCAGGTACTGTGCCCTATTGGCACCCGATGCCTCACAAAAGTGGGATACAGAGACGATCACCAACTGCCGAAAGATACTCGCTACGCTGTATGCGACTGCTTTGTCGCTACCTGCGATGGCGACAGATCCTTTTGCCAGCCTTGAGCGTGTGGTGACGGAGCAGGACTACGAGAGAGTAAAACGATTGCTCGAAGCCGTCTTTGCCGAAGAGGATATGTTTCTGGATACCGAAGTCTACGACATGGTGTACTCCGAGACCCCGATAGGTATGAGTTTGTCCGAGCTCATGGCAGATCTCTATCAGTACCTCATGGATGCCATGTGGGTGTATCGTGAGGGTGTCGAGAGCCTCAAGGAGCAGGCCATTGCCGAGATCGCTTATACATTCAGGTATGAGTGGGGCACCAAGTTGCTGACCGTCCTTCGCCAACTCCATCGTATAGATGCCAATACATCAGAGGGTAATACCGGATATGACAGCGATGAATGGGGTGATGAGGATTTGTCCGAATTGTATGACGAAGCATAA
- a CDS encoding 3'-5' exonuclease, which yields MTDLTREISKDELNELPIEVIPIPVEVIDETTPIDRVGEVCDLLRSSEIVGFDTETKPSFTKGVTHKVALLQLANAERSYIFRLIRLSDEAKAPLRAIIEDKKLIKVGVGIHDDARILRSDYEWTPAGMLEIRRLTVENQMQVGSLSKIYALLYGKRLTKGQRLSDWEKETLTEAQINYAGLDAWAGLRIFDALKDVFRPAMVENVFEPMKKTVPKARSFRKKPHSTRKRISDKQEE from the coding sequence ATGACAGATCTGACAAGAGAAATCAGCAAAGACGAACTGAACGAACTGCCCATAGAGGTCATCCCTATCCCCGTCGAGGTGATAGATGAGACGACTCCCATCGATCGGGTGGGGGAGGTGTGCGACTTGCTCAGATCTTCTGAGATTGTCGGGTTTGACACTGAGACGAAGCCGAGTTTCACGAAGGGGGTGACACACAAGGTGGCACTCCTGCAGTTGGCCAATGCCGAGCGATCCTATATCTTCCGACTTATTAGACTTTCGGACGAAGCCAAAGCTCCTTTGAGAGCGATCATAGAGGATAAAAAACTCATAAAAGTGGGCGTGGGCATACACGACGATGCAAGGATCCTTCGGAGCGATTATGAGTGGACACCGGCGGGAATGCTGGAGATCCGACGGCTTACGGTCGAAAATCAGATGCAGGTAGGCTCCCTCTCCAAGATATATGCACTCCTCTATGGTAAACGCCTTACCAAGGGGCAGCGTCTCTCTGATTGGGAGAAGGAGACACTCACCGAAGCACAGATCAACTATGCCGGATTGGACGCATGGGCAGGACTGCGGATATTCGATGCGCTCAAAGATGTCTTCAGGCCGGCGATGGTGGAGAATGTCTTTGAGCCGATGAAGAAGACCGTCCCGAAGGCTCGTTCGTTCAGAAAGAAGCCTCACTCCACACGCAAACGAATCAGCGATAAGCAAGAAGAATAA
- a CDS encoding class I SAM-dependent rRNA methyltransferase translates to MKRKRITIKDSRLKAVERRHPWIFSMGIRMDSDADLKAGDSVSVFTRDGECLGHGYYEEGSIAVRILSFDEGADIESGDFWYTLLKEAHHLRHSLGLVRDESIYRLVHGEGDYIPGLIIDIYGDVAVLQAHTIGIHRRRKMIAGQLMKVYDGALKCVYYKSETTLPNKQEDHERSGILAGEWQEPICDENGIRIVPDILKGQKTGFFIDQRENRSLLERYSKGRKVLNMFCYTGGFSLYALRGGAESVVSVDSSAKAIDLTNRNVANNFDASVVARHEAHAADAFKFLEDMEYGAYDLVVLDPPAFAKHRGVLHNALQGYRRINAEAISKMPDGGILFTFSCSQAVSPLQFRQAVFTAALSAGRHVRVLQVLSQPADHPVSIYHPEGEYLKGLVLHIGGKL, encoded by the coding sequence ATGAAACGCAAACGCATAACCATAAAGGACTCAAGACTCAAAGCAGTAGAACGCAGGCATCCATGGATATTCTCCATGGGGATACGTATGGACAGTGATGCCGACCTTAAGGCCGGTGACTCCGTGTCCGTCTTCACGAGGGATGGCGAGTGCTTGGGGCATGGCTATTACGAAGAGGGCTCGATCGCTGTCCGGATTCTTTCGTTTGACGAAGGTGCAGACATCGAGAGTGGCGACTTCTGGTACACCCTTCTGAAGGAAGCACATCATCTTCGTCACTCTTTGGGGCTTGTTCGCGACGAGTCGATCTATCGCCTTGTGCACGGTGAGGGAGATTATATCCCCGGACTTATCATCGATATTTATGGGGATGTAGCGGTGCTACAAGCTCATACGATAGGCATACACCGACGTCGCAAGATGATCGCAGGGCAACTGATGAAGGTCTACGATGGTGCACTCAAATGTGTCTACTACAAGTCCGAGACCACTCTGCCCAATAAGCAAGAGGATCACGAGCGAAGCGGTATCCTCGCCGGTGAGTGGCAGGAGCCTATTTGTGACGAAAACGGCATTCGTATCGTACCGGATATACTAAAAGGGCAGAAGACAGGATTCTTCATCGATCAGAGGGAGAATAGAAGCCTTCTCGAAAGATATAGCAAGGGACGAAAGGTCTTGAATATGTTTTGCTACACGGGTGGCTTCTCTCTATATGCGCTCAGGGGTGGCGCAGAGAGTGTGGTGTCGGTGGATAGTTCGGCCAAAGCCATAGACCTCACCAATCGCAATGTCGCCAACAACTTCGATGCTTCTGTCGTCGCCCGACATGAAGCCCATGCTGCGGATGCGTTCAAGTTTTTGGAAGATATGGAGTATGGTGCGTATGACCTTGTCGTCCTCGATCCTCCGGCTTTTGCCAAGCACAGAGGTGTACTACACAATGCTTTGCAGGGTTATCGACGCATCAATGCCGAAGCGATCTCAAAGATGCCCGATGGTGGTATCTTATTTACTTTCAGTTGTTCGCAAGCTGTGTCACCCCTACAGTTCAGACAAGCCGTCTTCACTGCCGCACTGTCTGCCGGTCGTCACGTGAGGGTACTCCAAGTCCTCAGTCAGCCTGCCGATCATCCCGTCAGTATCTATCATCCCGAGGGCGAATACTTGAAGGGTCTCGTACTTCATATCGGGGGCAAACTCTGA
- the hcp gene encoding hydroxylamine reductase — protein MFCYQCQETSKNQGCTVVGVCGKTADVANLQDLLLYLCKGISHITVRLREKGVELPEINKFVVDSMFMTITNANFDKSRFITRIRIAQELRDSAKAHLLSIGGNLDDVTFDGISWSGETEMEMATKAVEVGILATENEDVRSLRELTIYGLKGMAAYAEHAYNLGYEDGEIYAFMQRALVATTNDGLSADELTALVLETGKFGVQVMALLDKANTSSYGHPEITKVNLGVRNNPGILISGHDLKDMEELLKQTEGTGVDVYTHSEMLPANYYPKFKKYEHFVGNYGSSWWHQIEDFENFNGVVLFTTNCIVPPRKTSTYADRVYTTGASGFEGFKHIEDRKNGQPKDFSALIEHAKKCLPPKEVETGEIIGGFAHNQVIALADKVVEAVKSGAIRKFFVMGGCDGRMKGRNYYTEFAEKLPHDTVILTAGCAKYRYNKLPLGDINGIPRVLDAGQCNDSYSLVKIALALKEAFGLEDLNDLPIAYNIAWYEQKAVIVLLALLHLGVKNIHLGPTLPAFLSPNVANVLVNAFGIAPITEVDEDLRHFLGA, from the coding sequence ATGTTTTGCTATCAATGTCAAGAGACTTCTAAAAATCAAGGTTGTACGGTTGTGGGCGTTTGCGGTAAGACCGCAGATGTGGCTAACCTCCAAGACTTGCTTCTCTATCTCTGCAAGGGAATATCTCACATCACTGTAAGGCTCAGAGAAAAGGGTGTAGAACTTCCCGAGATCAACAAGTTTGTGGTCGACAGTATGTTCATGACGATCACGAATGCCAACTTTGACAAGTCTCGCTTCATCACTCGTATCCGTATAGCTCAGGAGCTTCGTGATTCTGCGAAGGCTCACCTCCTTTCGATCGGCGGTAACCTCGATGATGTCACTTTCGATGGTATCTCTTGGAGTGGGGAGACCGAGATGGAAATGGCTACCAAGGCTGTGGAGGTAGGCATCCTTGCTACCGAAAATGAAGATGTGCGTTCGCTGCGAGAGTTGACCATCTATGGGCTCAAGGGTATGGCCGCTTATGCCGAACATGCCTACAATCTCGGTTACGAAGACGGTGAGATCTACGCATTCATGCAAAGAGCTCTTGTCGCTACGACCAACGACGGTCTTTCGGCTGATGAGCTTACAGCTCTTGTCCTTGAGACAGGGAAGTTCGGTGTACAAGTCATGGCCCTTCTCGACAAGGCCAATACCTCCAGCTATGGTCATCCTGAGATCACCAAGGTCAACCTCGGCGTGCGTAACAATCCCGGTATCCTCATCAGTGGCCATGACCTCAAGGATATGGAAGAGCTCCTCAAGCAGACCGAGGGTACAGGTGTCGATGTCTATACACACAGCGAGATGTTGCCTGCGAACTACTATCCAAAGTTCAAGAAATACGAGCACTTCGTCGGTAACTATGGAAGCTCTTGGTGGCATCAGATCGAGGACTTCGAGAACTTCAACGGTGTCGTCCTCTTCACGACGAACTGTATCGTCCCACCTCGTAAGACTTCTACTTACGCAGACCGTGTGTACACGACAGGTGCATCAGGTTTCGAAGGTTTCAAGCACATCGAAGATCGCAAAAACGGACAGCCCAAGGACTTCTCTGCTCTCATCGAGCATGCCAAGAAGTGCCTCCCTCCAAAGGAAGTAGAGACAGGCGAGATCATCGGTGGGTTTGCGCACAATCAGGTCATTGCCCTTGCCGATAAGGTCGTCGAGGCTGTCAAGAGTGGAGCTATCCGCAAGTTCTTTGTCATGGGTGGTTGTGACGGTCGTATGAAGGGACGTAACTACTACACTGAGTTTGCCGAAAAGCTTCCACACGACACAGTCATCCTCACTGCGGGTTGTGCTAAGTACCGCTACAACAAGCTTCCTCTCGGCGACATCAACGGTATCCCACGTGTCCTCGATGCAGGTCAGTGCAACGACAGCTACTCTCTCGTGAAGATCGCCCTTGCGCTCAAGGAAGCCTTCGGTCTCGAAGACCTCAACGATCTCCCTATCGCTTACAACATTGCATGGTACGAGCAGAAGGCCGTCATCGTCCTCCTTGCACTCCTTCACTTGGGTGTCAAGAACATCCACTTGGGGCCTACACTCCCTGCGTTCTTGTCTCCTAACGTTGCCAACGTTCTCGTAAATGCCTTTGGCATCGCCCCCATCACCGAAGTGGACGAAGACTTGCGCCACTTTCTTGGGGCTTAA
- a CDS encoding DUF438 domain-containing protein: MSEYINNASRRKEELRELLLQIHNGEQADAVRDRLIERLRSIPYNEVVEVEQELINDKLLTEEEILSFCDLHTAVLDGSIDLEGAKPVPAGHPVDTFKKENSAIRLQIKDFYALVEAVKGISDNQVPGYLMQLRTILNNFWDVDKHYKRKEYLLFPYLEKHHITGPPKVLWGKHDETRAQLKASVEVLKAGISTADAFRDALTSTIAPAVEMIEGMIMKEEEILFPMSMDVLSDEEWYKVYQETPEFGYTLIDPEDEWRPEGVDSTSESAAVNAHSGAIRLSSGNFNIEELEALFIHLPIDITFVDKDDKVRFFSHSPKRVFERNRSIIGRDVRMCHPPGSVHIVEQILEDFKAGRESKAAFWLSNFMGRFIHIEYTAVRNPEGEYLGVVEVTQDISHLRALEGDQRLLSYEKK; this comes from the coding sequence ATGAGTGAGTACATCAACAACGCATCAAGGAGAAAGGAAGAACTACGAGAACTCCTTCTCCAGATACATAATGGTGAGCAGGCCGATGCCGTGAGAGACCGTCTCATCGAACGCCTACGCTCTATCCCATACAATGAGGTGGTCGAGGTCGAGCAGGAGCTCATCAACGACAAGCTCCTCACCGAGGAGGAGATCCTCAGCTTCTGCGACCTCCACACTGCAGTCCTTGACGGCAGTATCGACCTCGAAGGGGCAAAGCCTGTCCCAGCAGGACATCCTGTGGATACGTTCAAGAAGGAGAACAGCGCCATCCGTCTTCAGATCAAGGACTTCTATGCCCTCGTTGAAGCTGTGAAAGGCATCTCTGACAACCAAGTCCCGGGCTATCTCATGCAGCTCCGTACGATCCTCAACAACTTTTGGGACGTCGACAAGCACTACAAACGCAAGGAGTATCTTCTCTTCCCCTACCTTGAGAAGCATCACATCACAGGACCTCCCAAGGTCCTCTGGGGCAAGCACGACGAGACTCGTGCACAGCTCAAGGCTTCGGTCGAAGTTCTCAAGGCCGGCATCTCTACTGCTGATGCATTTCGTGATGCTCTCACATCTACCATCGCACCTGCGGTGGAGATGATCGAGGGGATGATCATGAAAGAAGAGGAGATCCTCTTCCCGATGTCTATGGATGTCTTGAGCGACGAAGAGTGGTACAAGGTCTACCAAGAGACGCCAGAATTTGGCTACACACTCATCGATCCGGAGGATGAGTGGAGGCCCGAAGGCGTGGATAGTACTTCGGAAAGTGCAGCGGTCAATGCACATAGTGGAGCCATTCGTCTCTCGTCGGGCAACTTCAACATCGAAGAGCTCGAAGCCCTCTTCATCCACCTGCCCATCGACATCACCTTTGTCGATAAGGATGACAAGGTGAGGTTTTTCTCTCACAGTCCCAAGCGTGTCTTTGAGCGCAACAGATCCATCATCGGTCGTGATGTGCGTATGTGTCACCCTCCGGGTAGTGTCCATATTGTGGAGCAGATACTTGAGGACTTCAAGGCCGGTAGAGAGAGTAAGGCGGCATTTTGGTTGTCCAACTTCATGGGACGCTTCATCCACATCGAGTACACAGCCGTCCGTAATCCTGAGGGCGAATACCTCGGTGTCGTCGAGGTCACTCAGGACATCTCACACCTGCGTGCGCTCGAAGGCGATCAACGCCTCTTGTCATACGAAAAGAAATGA
- a CDS encoding ABC transporter substrate-binding protein encodes MMNISKLLGICLLILICGSCTPSAKSGETTQGMDAVSDSLDFAFPVRVEYAQGFSVQNHDTHKELVIYTPGTLDTAGYYVLYPRWTDAPHVVSPKAKLIPVPALTLACNSSTEIGALSILKIYDKLIACSNPHYVNDTIVQRRIKEGYVQGIGRGMSRDVESLIGLHPEIYLQDVYSATDKDEDIMASGINIVYYNNWKERNLLGRAEWFKVMAMLFGRNELADSAFQDMVLRYEEARKLAEGVTEIVPIMYGKDYKGVWHLPGEYAYITNLFADAKVAYDYVPGELDNRPTSFEYIFANHRHKKLWLCLMTGELTTLEDFLSLNERYRHFDAAKEGNIWVDRKLVNENGGNDFWESGPYHPDLLLKDIIKIAHPDLLPEYETVYWTKLTND; translated from the coding sequence ATGATGAATATCTCCAAACTATTGGGAATATGTCTCCTCATCCTCATCTGTGGCTCATGTACTCCTTCTGCCAAGAGTGGTGAGACGACTCAGGGCATGGATGCGGTGAGTGACTCTCTGGATTTCGCTTTTCCTGTAAGAGTCGAATATGCTCAGGGCTTTTCCGTCCAAAATCATGACACACACAAGGAACTTGTCATCTATACACCGGGGACACTTGATACTGCCGGTTATTATGTCCTTTATCCTCGTTGGACCGATGCCCCTCATGTGGTGTCGCCCAAGGCGAAGTTGATCCCGGTCCCTGCCCTTACCCTTGCGTGTAACTCTTCGACAGAGATCGGGGCTCTCTCCATCCTCAAGATATACGACAAACTCATCGCTTGCAGCAACCCTCACTATGTCAATGATACGATCGTCCAACGTCGCATCAAAGAGGGTTATGTCCAGGGGATAGGGCGAGGTATGAGCCGAGATGTGGAGTCGCTGATCGGCTTACATCCCGAGATCTATCTTCAGGATGTTTATAGTGCGACAGATAAGGACGAAGACATCATGGCTTCGGGGATCAATATAGTTTATTACAACAACTGGAAGGAACGCAATCTCCTTGGCCGTGCCGAGTGGTTCAAGGTCATGGCGATGCTCTTCGGTCGTAATGAGTTGGCCGATAGTGCTTTCCAAGATATGGTCTTGCGCTACGAGGAGGCTCGAAAACTCGCTGAAGGAGTGACCGAGATCGTCCCTATCATGTATGGTAAAGACTACAAAGGGGTATGGCATCTCCCCGGTGAATATGCTTATATCACCAACCTTTTTGCAGATGCCAAGGTGGCCTACGATTATGTGCCGGGAGAGCTTGACAACCGTCCTACGAGTTTTGAGTATATTTTTGCAAATCATCGCCACAAAAAGCTGTGGCTCTGCCTCATGACAGGAGAATTGACCACGCTCGAAGACTTCCTCTCACTCAATGAGCGTTACCGTCACTTCGATGCGGCCAAAGAGGGAAATATCTGGGTGGATCGCAAGCTGGTCAATGAAAATGGTGGAAACGACTTCTGGGAAAGTGGGCCTTACCATCCCGATCTTTTGCTCAAAGACATCATCAAGATCGCTCATCCCGACCTGCTTCCGGAGTATGAGACTGTCTATTGGACAAAGCTGACCAATGATTGA
- a CDS encoding FecCD family ABC transporter permease, with protein MTLRSRVLLLILLLLIIVAFVLDIMSGAVSISPEAVLRTLWNGDNGETSSYVIHNFRLPKALTALFAGAGIAIAGLQMQNLFHNPLADTSILGINSGAGVGVAMYTMAYSLFPSVAIFNSGVSTWGIIISACIGSSVVLLLISAVASRVRNIVSVLIVGVMVGFLSSAIISILQFFSDEETLKTYLLWSFGSVSGTTWRQLHLMIPIITAGLVFALLMPKQMNALALGENYARSVGTNVKFVRFALIGITSMLAGCITAFTGPIAFLGMAVPHFVRLLFRTSDHRILIPATMLSGSLLLIICDILTQLLGKGMLLPINALTSLIGAPVVIFIVIKDHRSSSVL; from the coding sequence ATGACGCTAAGATCAAGAGTCCTCCTACTCATCCTATTGCTGCTGATCATAGTGGCTTTTGTGCTCGACATCATGTCAGGTGCCGTATCTATCTCGCCCGAGGCCGTCCTTCGTACGCTTTGGAACGGAGACAACGGCGAAACATCAAGCTATGTCATCCATAACTTCCGCCTACCCAAAGCTCTGACAGCTCTCTTTGCCGGAGCCGGTATTGCGATTGCAGGCTTGCAGATGCAAAACCTCTTTCACAACCCTTTGGCGGATACTTCTATCCTTGGGATCAATAGTGGTGCCGGTGTGGGAGTGGCCATGTACACGATGGCTTACAGCTTGTTCCCTTCGGTAGCGATATTCAACTCCGGAGTATCTACCTGGGGTATCATCATCTCGGCGTGTATCGGTTCGTCGGTGGTGTTGCTACTGATCTCGGCAGTGGCAAGTAGGGTCAGAAATATAGTCTCGGTGCTGATCGTAGGGGTTATGGTCGGCTTCCTTTCGAGTGCGATTATCTCGATCTTGCAGTTTTTCAGTGATGAAGAGACGCTCAAGACATATCTTTTGTGGTCATTTGGGAGCGTTTCGGGGACGACATGGAGACAACTTCATCTGATGATCCCGATCATCACTGCCGGGCTTGTCTTCGCCCTGCTCATGCCCAAGCAGATGAACGCCCTTGCTCTCGGAGAGAACTATGCACGCTCCGTGGGTACGAATGTCAAGTTCGTCCGCTTTGCCCTTATCGGAATCACCAGTATGTTGGCCGGATGTATCACAGCCTTCACAGGGCCTATTGCGTTCCTTGGGATGGCAGTCCCTCATTTTGTCAGGTTGTTGTTTCGGACGAGTGATCATCGCATACTCATCCCTGCCACGATGTTGTCCGGATCTCTCCTGCTGATCATCTGTGACATCCTGACCCAACTTTTGGGCAAAGGGATGCTACTGCCGATCAATGCATTGACCTCTCTTATAGGTGCACCTGTGGTCATCTTCATCGTGATAAAAGATCATCGTTCGTCCTCTGTTTTATAG
- a CDS encoding ABC transporter ATP-binding protein, translated as MSTSFGLQTKGLSTGYRDRKRGERIISKDLNVSIAPGELVMFMGPNGSGKSTLMHTIAGLLPPISGEVLIGGESVAKQSIGQIAKMLSLVLTERITSATMTVEDVVSIGRYPHIGYLGKLSEYDHKLVAEAIELCNLRGMEQRTLSELSDGERQRTMIARALAQQTPLILLDEPTAHLDLPSRLDVILMLRRLAHDMKRSILVSTHELDLALSWADTIWLLDREGRLTTGAPEDLVLAGSVEKTFGNEWLGYDSEAGEFVTRLAKSKVIHLEAEGLSYIWTKRALGRIGYDLATDKQPDTLSVQVKDGVWHLAQGSVHHTASCIKDLVTLINTIT; from the coding sequence ATGAGTACAAGTTTCGGACTACAAACCAAAGGCCTTTCTACAGGCTATCGTGATAGGAAAAGGGGTGAACGCATCATCTCCAAGGATCTCAACGTTTCGATAGCTCCGGGAGAGTTGGTCATGTTTATGGGTCCCAATGGGAGTGGTAAGTCTACCCTCATGCACACCATTGCCGGTCTGCTACCCCCTATATCAGGCGAGGTTCTCATTGGAGGAGAGAGCGTGGCGAAGCAGTCGATAGGTCAGATCGCAAAGATGCTCAGTCTTGTCTTGACAGAGCGCATAACGAGTGCGACGATGACCGTCGAGGATGTTGTGAGTATCGGTCGTTATCCACATATCGGCTATCTTGGGAAGTTGTCGGAGTATGATCACAAATTGGTTGCAGAGGCTATTGAACTGTGCAATCTGAGGGGGATGGAGCAACGTACGTTGTCCGAACTTAGCGATGGTGAACGCCAACGCACGATGATAGCAAGAGCTTTGGCACAACAGACCCCGTTGATCCTCTTGGATGAGCCCACGGCACATTTGGATCTTCCCTCTCGTCTTGATGTCATACTCATGCTCCGTAGGCTGGCACACGATATGAAGCGTAGCATCCTTGTCTCGACCCATGAGCTCGATCTTGCCTTGTCCTGGGCAGATACGATATGGCTCTTGGATCGTGAGGGACGACTCACCACGGGGGCGCCGGAAGATCTTGTGCTTGCCGGAAGTGTCGAAAAGACATTCGGCAACGAATGGTTGGGCTACGACTCAGAGGCAGGAGAGTTCGTCACCCGACTTGCAAAGAGTAAGGTCATACACCTCGAGGCCGAAGGGTTGTCATACATTTGGACAAAGAGGGCTCTCGGGCGCATAGGTTATGATCTTGCGACAGACAAACAGCCTGACACTCTTTCTGTACAAGTCAAAGATGGTGTTTGGCACCTTGCTCAAGGCTCGGTGCATCATACAGCCTCCTGCATCAAAGACTTGGTCACTCTGATCAATACCATTACCTAA